From the genome of Vulpes lagopus strain Blue_001 chromosome 2, ASM1834538v1, whole genome shotgun sequence, one region includes:
- the ISCA1 gene encoding iron-sulfur cluster assembly 1 homolog, mitochondrial — protein MSASLVRATVRAVSKRKLQPTRAALTLTPSAVNKIKQLLKDKPEHVGLKVGVRTRGCNGLSYTLEYTKTKGDSDEEVVQDGVRVFIEKKAQLTLLGTEMDYVEDKLSSEFVFNNPNIKGTCGCGESFNI, from the exons ATGTCGGCTTCGTTAGTCCGGGCCACTGTCCGGGCTGTGAGCAAGAGGAAGCTGCAGCCCACCCGGGCCGCCCTCACCCTG ACCCCTTCAGCAGTAAACAAGATAAAACAGCTACTTAAAGATAAGCCTGAACAC GTAGGTCTCAAAGTTGGTGTCCGAACCAGGGGTTGTAATGGCCTTTCTTATActctagaatatacaaagacaAAAGGAGATTCTGATGAAGAAGTTGTTCAAGATG GAGTCAGAGTGTTCATCGAAAAGAAAGCACAGCTAACACTTTTAGGAACAGAAATGGACTATGTTGAAGATAAATTATCCAGTGAGTTTGTTTTCAATAACCCAAACATCAAAGGAACGTGTGGCTGTGGAGAAAGCTTTAATATTTGA